Proteins encoded by one window of Anaerobacillus sp. CMMVII:
- a CDS encoding TraR/DksA C4-type zinc finger protein — MGKYDNIKRELLAEKERLEERIKELDHYDLNKSMSFSTGELSQYDNHPADTATDTYERGKDIALFEHINQEYEDVIAALERMENGSYGICEVSGKEIPYERLQALPTARTTIEYSKENVIARERPVEEDVLKSFDEFNFDNNDNETEFDAEDAWQSVAKFNDNSMVFEDSSLNNGEELIGYVEEIEAFVSTDIEGYKGDENISIQRNVHYDHYMDQLDRLEAGDDI, encoded by the coding sequence ATGGGCAAATATGATAACATAAAACGGGAATTGTTAGCTGAAAAAGAACGTTTAGAAGAAAGAATTAAGGAACTTGATCATTATGACTTGAATAAATCAATGTCCTTTTCTACTGGAGAATTATCACAGTATGATAACCATCCTGCTGATACTGCGACTGATACGTATGAGAGAGGTAAGGATATTGCCTTATTTGAGCATATAAACCAGGAGTATGAAGATGTAATAGCTGCACTAGAGAGAATGGAAAATGGATCGTATGGAATATGCGAAGTCTCGGGAAAAGAAATACCTTATGAGCGTTTACAGGCATTACCCACAGCAAGAACTACAATCGAGTATAGTAAGGAAAATGTAATTGCTCGAGAGCGCCCGGTTGAAGAAGATGTACTAAAATCATTTGATGAGTTTAACTTTGATAATAATGATAATGAAACCGAGTTTGACGCTGAAGATGCCTGGCAATCTGTGGCGAAATTTAATGACAATTCCATGGTATTTGAAGACTCAAGTTTAAATAACGGTGAGGAACTCATAGGATATGTCGAAGAAATTGAAGCGTTTGTTTCTACAGATATTGAAGGGTATAAAGGTGATGAAAATATTTCTATTCAAAGAAATGTTCATTATGATCACTATATGGACCAACTAGATCGTTTAGAAGCTGGAGATGACATTTAA
- the pyrR gene encoding bifunctional pyr operon transcriptional regulator/uracil phosphoribosyltransferase PyrR: protein MSKATVILDEQAVRRALTRIAHEIIERNKGIEDCVLVGIKTRGIYIANRLAERIEEIEGTKITVGEVDITLYRDDLSHKTENMEPLLKGTSVPVDINDKKVILVDDVLYTGRTVRAALDAIMDIGRPSQIQLAVLIDRGHRELPIRPDYIGKNVPTSKTEMIVAKLKEVDQLDEVTIEQKTSL, encoded by the coding sequence ATGTCTAAGGCAACTGTTATCTTAGATGAACAAGCAGTTAGAAGGGCATTGACGAGAATTGCCCATGAAATAATTGAACGGAATAAGGGAATTGAAGACTGTGTACTAGTTGGAATTAAAACTAGAGGTATCTATATTGCCAATCGGTTAGCAGAGCGTATTGAGGAAATTGAAGGCACTAAAATAACTGTTGGTGAAGTTGATATTACTTTATATCGTGATGATCTTTCTCATAAAACTGAAAATATGGAGCCATTATTAAAAGGCACATCAGTTCCTGTTGATATTAATGATAAGAAAGTGATATTAGTTGATGATGTTCTTTATACTGGTAGAACTGTTCGAGCAGCATTAGATGCAATTATGGATATTGGTCGACCATCGCAGATTCAATTAGCGGTATTGATTGACCGCGGACATCGAGAATTACCAATTAGACCGGATTATATCGGTAAAAACGTACCAACATCCAAAACTGAAATGATCGTTGCAAAGTTAAAAGAAGTAGATCAGTTAGATGAAGTAACAATTGAACAAAAAACCTCCCTTTAA
- the ileS gene encoding isoleucine--tRNA ligase: protein MEYKDTLLMPKTEFPMRGNLPSREPQIQEKWNQLNIYQKVQERTKGLPLYVLHDGPPYANGDIHIGHALNKILKDFIVRYKSMAGFQAPYVPGWDTHGLPIETALTKNGKVNRKEMTVAEFRKLCEDYALEQVDRQREQFKRLGVRGDWENPYITLNKEYEAQQIKVFGDMAKKGYIYKGKKPVYWSPSSESALAEAEIEYQDKRSPSIYVAFSVKDGRDVLAGDEKIVIWTTTPWTIPANLAICLHPELEYSVVQVDEEKYVVASGLLENLISVFEWESYEVIKKVKGAELEHVKARHPLYDRDSIVILGDHVTLDAGTGCVHTAPGHGEDDFIVGQKYNLDVLCPVDDRGCFTNEAPGFEGLFYDEANKPITEKLKEAGALLKLSFMTHSYPHDWRTKKPVIFRATAQWFASIKDFREQLLTSIKEVEWVPAWGETRLFNMVRDRGDWCISRQRAWGVPIPVFYGEDNEPVITDETINHVSNLFRQHGSNIWFEWEASELLPEGFTWPQSPNGTFTKETDIMDVWFDSGSSHQAVLVERDDLQRPADLYLEGSDQYRGWFNSSLSTSVAVSGKAPYKGVLSHGFVLDGEGRKMSKSIGNVVVPNNVMKQLGADILRLWVASVDYQADVRVSDDILKQVAEVYRKIRNTFRFLLGNLHDFNPETDRVALTKLPQLDRYVLIKLNKLVKEVKANYDHYQFAGVYNKIHNFCSIELSSFYMDIAKDTLYIQHQNDQSRRAIQTVMYDVLVALTKLVAPILPHTADEVWPFIPGVNTESVQLTDMPEENSTVYDELIEKKWDQVLELRDDVLKALETARNEKKIGKSLTAAIALYPNETVKELLSTITDLEKLFIVSKAVVAGNKTSAPNEAQHFDTIAIVVEKAAGETCERCWVVSETVSEDDAHPTLCSSCANIVKNHY, encoded by the coding sequence ATGGAATATAAAGACACATTATTAATGCCAAAGACTGAATTCCCAATGCGTGGGAATTTACCAAGCCGAGAGCCGCAAATTCAGGAAAAATGGAATCAATTAAATATTTATCAAAAGGTTCAAGAAAGAACAAAGGGGCTACCATTATATGTTTTACATGATGGACCACCATATGCTAATGGTGATATTCATATCGGTCATGCCCTAAACAAAATCTTAAAAGATTTTATTGTTCGTTATAAATCGATGGCTGGGTTCCAAGCACCTTATGTTCCGGGTTGGGACACTCATGGATTACCAATTGAAACGGCGCTTACAAAAAACGGTAAAGTAAACCGCAAAGAAATGACAGTTGCTGAATTTCGTAAGCTATGTGAAGACTATGCACTAGAACAAGTAGATCGTCAACGTGAACAGTTTAAACGTCTAGGTGTTCGTGGAGATTGGGAAAATCCTTACATTACCCTAAACAAAGAATATGAAGCACAACAAATTAAAGTATTTGGAGATATGGCGAAAAAGGGTTACATCTACAAGGGGAAAAAACCTGTATATTGGTCTCCTTCATCTGAGTCGGCGCTGGCTGAAGCAGAAATTGAATACCAAGATAAGCGCTCTCCATCTATTTATGTAGCATTTAGTGTAAAAGATGGTAGAGATGTTTTAGCAGGTGACGAAAAAATCGTGATCTGGACAACTACCCCTTGGACTATTCCAGCTAACCTGGCCATTTGTTTACACCCAGAATTAGAATACTCAGTTGTACAAGTAGATGAAGAGAAATATGTTGTTGCTTCTGGCCTACTTGAGAACCTAATTAGTGTTTTTGAATGGGAATCTTATGAAGTAATTAAGAAAGTAAAAGGTGCTGAGCTAGAGCACGTTAAGGCTCGTCACCCACTTTATGATCGCGACTCAATAGTCATCCTTGGGGACCATGTAACATTAGACGCTGGAACAGGCTGTGTTCACACTGCTCCTGGACATGGGGAAGATGATTTTATCGTAGGACAAAAGTATAATCTTGATGTTCTATGTCCTGTAGATGATAGAGGATGCTTTACGAATGAAGCGCCCGGTTTTGAAGGGTTATTTTACGATGAAGCCAATAAACCGATTACTGAAAAATTAAAAGAGGCCGGAGCTTTATTAAAGCTTTCATTTATGACACACTCCTACCCACATGACTGGAGAACAAAAAAACCGGTAATCTTCCGAGCAACTGCTCAATGGTTTGCCTCAATAAAAGATTTCCGTGAACAACTCTTAACGTCAATTAAAGAAGTTGAGTGGGTTCCAGCTTGGGGTGAAACACGCTTGTTTAACATGGTTCGCGACCGTGGCGATTGGTGTATTTCAAGACAGCGTGCATGGGGTGTTCCAATCCCTGTCTTCTATGGAGAAGATAACGAACCAGTTATTACTGATGAAACAATCAATCATGTATCAAATTTATTTAGACAACATGGTTCAAATATTTGGTTTGAGTGGGAAGCTAGTGAATTACTACCTGAAGGGTTTACTTGGCCACAAAGCCCTAATGGCACGTTTACAAAGGAAACAGATATTATGGATGTTTGGTTTGATTCAGGTTCATCTCACCAGGCAGTATTAGTTGAACGAGACGATCTACAACGACCTGCTGATCTTTATTTAGAAGGGTCGGATCAATACCGTGGTTGGTTTAATTCTTCTTTATCCACGTCTGTAGCAGTTTCAGGAAAAGCTCCTTATAAAGGTGTACTAAGTCATGGATTTGTTTTAGATGGTGAAGGCAGAAAGATGAGTAAATCAATTGGTAACGTAGTTGTCCCGAATAATGTAATGAAGCAACTAGGTGCTGATATCCTACGTTTATGGGTAGCTTCTGTCGATTATCAAGCTGATGTTCGTGTATCAGATGACATTTTAAAACAAGTGGCAGAAGTTTACCGCAAAATCCGTAACACGTTCCGTTTCTTATTGGGGAATTTGCACGATTTTAATCCTGAAACAGATCGTGTAGCATTAACCAAGTTACCACAGCTAGACCGTTACGTTTTAATTAAACTAAACAAGCTTGTGAAAGAGGTTAAAGCAAATTACGATCATTATCAGTTTGCTGGTGTTTATAATAAAATTCATAATTTCTGTTCAATTGAACTAAGTTCTTTCTATATGGATATTGCTAAGGATACATTATATATCCAACACCAAAACGATCAAAGCCGACGTGCCATTCAGACAGTAATGTATGACGTCTTAGTGGCTCTAACTAAGCTTGTGGCACCAATTCTTCCTCATACAGCTGATGAGGTGTGGCCGTTTATTCCTGGGGTCAATACTGAAAGTGTTCAGTTAACAGACATGCCTGAAGAAAATTCAACTGTCTATGATGAATTAATTGAAAAGAAATGGGATCAAGTACTAGAATTACGTGATGATGTATTAAAGGCTCTAGAGACAGCTAGAAACGAAAAGAAGATCGGTAAGTCATTAACAGCAGCAATTGCTTTATATCCAAATGAAACAGTAAAAGAATTGCTTTCAACGATTACTGATTTAGAAAAACTATTTATCGTTTCCAAGGCAGTTGTTGCAGGAAATAAAACGTCTGCACCAAATGAGGCACAGCATTTTGATACAATTGCAATCGTTGTTGAAAAAGCAGCAGGAGAGACATGTGAACGCTGTTGGGTCGTTTCTGAAACAGTTAGCGAAGATGATGCTCATCCAACTCTTTGCTCAAGCTGCGCAAACATTGTAAAAAATCATTACTAA
- a CDS encoding solute carrier family 23 protein: MNTQKDVGIREIPKADKWLVLSLQHLFAMFGATILVPYLVGLSPAVALVSSGLGTLAYLLITRGQVPAYLGSSFAFIAPIIAATTLGGPEGAMVGSFVAGLIYGVVALFIKTSGVNWLMNILPPIVVGPVIMVIGLGLAGVAVSMAMNVPGTNDYDGTLFTVALVTLGITVIASMFFKGFFGLIPILIGIVGGYSFAYFQGIIDMTPVKEAAWIQAPDFIIPFVTYTPAFSWQIIAIMVPIAVVTIAEHIGDQMVLSKVVGKNFIKTPGLHRSLLGDGVATMIASVLGGPPNTTYGENIGVIALTRVYSVFVIGGAACLAVMFGFVGKISALISTIPTAVMGGVSILLFGIIASSGLRMLIDNKIDLGNKRNLIISSVILVIGIGGAFIQVSDHVQIAGMALATIIGIVLNLVLPGREKVDLNAMFEEELEEVEKSAA, translated from the coding sequence ATGAATACACAAAAAGATGTAGGAATTCGCGAAATACCAAAAGCAGACAAATGGTTAGTATTAAGCTTGCAACATCTATTTGCAATGTTTGGGGCAACAATCTTAGTTCCATATCTTGTAGGGTTAAGCCCTGCGGTTGCATTGGTATCAAGTGGATTAGGGACTTTAGCATATTTACTTATCACTAGAGGTCAAGTACCAGCATACTTAGGTTCATCATTTGCTTTTATCGCACCAATTATCGCAGCAACAACACTAGGTGGACCAGAAGGGGCGATGGTAGGAAGCTTTGTAGCCGGTTTAATTTACGGAGTAGTAGCATTGTTTATTAAGACAAGTGGAGTTAACTGGTTAATGAACATTTTACCGCCAATCGTAGTTGGACCAGTCATAATGGTTATCGGATTAGGGTTAGCGGGAGTTGCGGTAAGTATGGCAATGAATGTTCCTGGTACAAATGATTATGATGGTACATTGTTTACAGTGGCATTAGTAACGTTAGGAATTACAGTAATAGCGTCGATGTTCTTTAAAGGCTTTTTCGGACTTATTCCAATTCTTATAGGTATTGTTGGTGGATATTCGTTTGCTTACTTCCAAGGGATCATTGATATGACACCAGTTAAGGAAGCTGCATGGATCCAAGCACCAGATTTTATCATTCCATTCGTAACTTATACACCAGCTTTTTCTTGGCAAATTATCGCTATTATGGTTCCAATTGCAGTAGTAACAATTGCTGAACATATCGGTGACCAAATGGTTTTAAGTAAAGTAGTTGGGAAAAACTTTATTAAGACTCCTGGCTTACATCGCTCTTTACTTGGAGACGGGGTAGCAACGATGATTGCATCAGTTCTAGGTGGTCCACCAAACACGACTTATGGAGAAAACATTGGTGTTATCGCGTTAACGAGAGTATATAGTGTGTTTGTTATCGGTGGAGCAGCATGTTTAGCAGTGATGTTCGGCTTTGTAGGAAAAATCTCAGCATTAATCTCAACGATCCCTACTGCAGTAATGGGTGGAGTTTCAATCCTGTTATTCGGTATCATCGCATCAAGTGGTTTAAGAATGTTAATCGATAATAAAATCGATTTAGGAAACAAGCGTAATCTAATTATATCTTCAGTAATTTTGGTTATTGGTATCGGTGGAGCCTTTATACAGGTCTCTGACCATGTTCAAATTGCTGGTATGGCTTTAGCAACAATCATTGGGATTGTTCTAAATTTAGTATTACCTGGAAGAGAAAAAGTTGATTTAAATGCAATGTTTGAAGAAGAACTAGAAGAAGTGGAAAAATCAGCAGCTTAA
- a CDS encoding YggT family protein — MATIQSIINQLLFLYSYVVIAYILMSWFPNARESSIGQFIASIVEPYLAPFRKIIPPLGMIDISPIVAIIALRLATNGVNAIFSMF; from the coding sequence ATGGCTACAATTCAAAGTATTATTAATCAATTATTATTTTTGTATTCGTATGTTGTTATTGCGTACATTTTAATGTCGTGGTTTCCAAATGCAAGAGAATCTTCAATAGGACAATTTATAGCGTCGATTGTTGAACCGTATTTAGCTCCGTTTAGAAAAATCATTCCTCCTCTAGGAATGATTGATATTTCTCCTATTGTTGCAATCATTGCATTGCGCTTAGCTACAAATGGAGTAAATGCGATTTTCTCGATGTTTTAA
- a CDS encoding RNA-binding protein, whose amino-acid sequence MSMYDHFRKEERPFVDQVVEWKEIVKGRFVHKLSDFLDPREQQIVTAIIGQDQEVRFSFFGGTEKTERKRAFLFPPYLEPSNDDYQLSAYKVHYPHKFVQLSHRDLLGSMMALGLKREKFGDIYIQNEDIQIVVASEISSYVEANLQNIGRAQIRLESISLDKLIIEEEEWNEKMITASSLRLDVILSEIYQLSRSKIVPFIESKRVKVNWRIIEQPAFQLQSGDYLSVRGLGRSKLIAVHGKTKKDKYRIEIGMRK is encoded by the coding sequence ATGAGTATGTACGATCACTTTCGAAAAGAAGAACGTCCTTTTGTTGATCAGGTTGTTGAATGGAAAGAAATTGTTAAAGGTCGTTTTGTACATAAGTTATCCGATTTTTTAGATCCTCGTGAACAACAAATAGTAACAGCGATCATTGGGCAAGACCAGGAAGTTCGCTTTTCCTTTTTTGGTGGAACTGAAAAGACAGAGCGAAAACGAGCTTTCTTGTTTCCGCCTTACTTAGAACCTTCAAATGACGATTATCAACTATCAGCATATAAAGTTCACTATCCACATAAATTTGTTCAATTATCGCACCGTGACTTGTTAGGTTCGATGATGGCTTTAGGTTTAAAAAGAGAAAAATTTGGTGACATATATATACAGAATGAAGACATTCAAATTGTTGTTGCCTCTGAAATAAGTAGTTATGTTGAGGCAAACCTTCAAAATATTGGACGAGCCCAAATTCGTTTAGAGTCAATTTCACTGGACAAGTTGATAATTGAAGAAGAAGAATGGAATGAAAAAATGATTACTGCGAGCTCATTGCGATTAGATGTAATTCTTTCAGAAATCTATCAATTATCAAGATCCAAAATTGTTCCGTTTATAGAATCAAAAAGGGTAAAAGTCAACTGGAGAATTATAGAGCAACCAGCTTTTCAACTTCAAAGTGGGGATTATTTATCGGTTCGGGGTTTAGGAAGAAGTAAACTTATTGCGGTACATGGTAAAACGAAAAAGGATAAGTACAGAATAGAAATAGGAATGCGAAAATAG
- the lspA gene encoding signal peptidase II: MRYYILAIIILLLDQATKWLIVTKMALHEQIAIIENVLYITSHRNKGAAFGILQGQMWLFFIVTTIVVTFVVYYIYKHAKESKLLGISLGLVLGGAIGNFIDRLFRGEVVDFIDVYIFTYDFAIFNVADMALVIGVGILMLQIFLEEGKTRENK; this comes from the coding sequence ATGAGATATTACATACTAGCAATTATCATACTTTTATTAGATCAAGCAACAAAATGGCTTATCGTAACAAAAATGGCGTTACACGAACAAATTGCAATTATCGAAAACGTTCTTTATATTACATCCCATCGAAATAAAGGTGCTGCGTTTGGGATCTTACAAGGGCAAATGTGGCTATTCTTTATTGTCACAACCATAGTCGTGACTTTTGTTGTTTATTATATTTATAAGCACGCGAAAGAAAGTAAGTTATTAGGCATTTCATTAGGCTTAGTTCTAGGAGGAGCCATCGGTAACTTTATTGATCGACTTTTCCGCGGTGAGGTTGTTGACTTTATTGATGTTTATATTTTCACTTACGATTTTGCTATTTTTAATGTCGCAGATATGGCCTTAGTCATTGGTGTCGGAATATTAATGCTTCAAATCTTTTTAGAAGAAGGAAAAACAAGGGAGAATAAATAA
- a CDS encoding RluA family pseudouridine synthase, with product MEIYEWTIEESEKNERLDKWLSAQENDWSRTQVQLWMKEGNLTVNGNHVKSNYKCQIGDKINLVVPEPQLLDVEPEEMNLDIVYEDEHVLVVNKPRGMVVHPAPGHLTGTLVNGLMAHCKDLSGINGVLRPGIVHRIDKDTSGLLMVAKNDKAHESLVNQLKDKTTTRIYKGIAHGVIAHDHGTIDAPIGRDKQDRQSMTVTDDNSRDAVTHFTVLERLKDFTLIECRLETGRTHQIRVHLKYIGHPLAGDPKYGPPRTLKLPIQGQALHAAVLGFTHPVSGERLTFERDVPEDFLHLLEEIRKSSH from the coding sequence ATGGAAATATATGAATGGACGATAGAGGAAAGCGAAAAAAACGAACGTTTAGATAAATGGCTTTCCGCACAAGAAAATGATTGGTCCCGTACTCAGGTGCAGCTTTGGATGAAGGAAGGTAACCTAACTGTAAATGGGAATCATGTGAAAAGTAATTATAAATGTCAAATCGGTGATAAGATAAACTTGGTTGTTCCAGAACCACAGTTGCTTGATGTGGAACCGGAGGAAATGAACCTTGATATTGTCTATGAAGATGAACACGTGCTAGTTGTTAATAAGCCCCGTGGTATGGTTGTTCACCCCGCTCCAGGTCACTTAACTGGTACATTGGTAAATGGTCTAATGGCCCACTGTAAAGATTTATCTGGAATTAATGGAGTTTTACGCCCAGGAATCGTACATCGTATCGATAAAGACACTTCAGGTTTGTTAATGGTTGCCAAAAATGATAAGGCTCATGAATCGTTAGTAAACCAATTAAAAGATAAAACTACAACGCGTATCTATAAAGGAATCGCCCATGGGGTCATTGCTCACGATCATGGTACAATTGATGCTCCAATAGGTAGGGATAAACAAGACCGCCAAAGCATGACAGTTACAGATGACAACAGTCGGGATGCAGTTACTCATTTTACTGTGTTAGAACGATTAAAAGATTTTACGCTCATTGAATGTCGTTTGGAAACTGGTCGTACTCATCAAATTAGGGTTCATCTAAAGTACATTGGTCACCCATTAGCAGGAGACCCGAAGTATGGACCACCTCGGACATTGAAGCTACCTATTCAGGGTCAAGCCCTTCATGCAGCTGTTCTTGGTTTTACTCATCCTGTTTCAGGAGAGAGATTAACCTTTGAAAGAGATGTCCCTGAAGACTTTCTTCATTTACTTGAAGAAATTCGCAAAAGTTCTCATTGA
- a CDS encoding dihydroorotase has translation MAKLLKNGKILGEDGSLRKIDILIENDLIKEIINNISEADHEVIDLEGKAIFPGFVDLHVHLREPGGEYKETIATGTMAAARGGFTTIAPMPNTRPVPDCKEQMEWLNKRIAETAVVRVLPYASITVRELGKEMTNFAELTEAGAFAFTDDGVGVQDASMMLNAMKEAAKLNKAIVAHCEEETLINKGSVHEGQFSAKMNLNGIPSVCEAVHIARDVLLAEAAGVHYHVCHISSKESVRVVRDAKRAGIRVTAEVTPHHLLLSEQDIPGLDSNYKMNPPLRGLDDKQALIDGLLDGTIDFIATDHAPHSAQEKSESMALAPFGIVGLETAFPLLYTHLVETGIMTLNDLVANLTTKPCETFNLPYGKLKVGEKADLTVVDLELSEKIDPTNFLSKGKNTPFTDWECKGWPVLTIVDGYVAWKREEV, from the coding sequence TTGGCTAAGTTATTGAAAAACGGAAAAATTCTAGGTGAAGACGGATCGTTAAGAAAGATAGATATTCTGATTGAAAATGATTTGATTAAAGAAATTATTAACAACATTTCAGAAGCGGATCATGAAGTCATTGATTTAGAAGGTAAAGCAATCTTTCCTGGTTTTGTAGATCTTCACGTACATTTACGTGAGCCAGGTGGAGAATACAAGGAAACAATTGCTACAGGTACAATGGCTGCAGCTCGTGGTGGTTTTACAACCATTGCTCCAATGCCAAACACTCGCCCTGTTCCCGATTGTAAAGAGCAAATGGAGTGGTTAAACAAGCGGATTGCAGAAACGGCTGTTGTAAGAGTGTTACCATATGCTTCAATAACCGTTCGCGAATTAGGAAAAGAGATGACTAATTTTGCGGAACTAACAGAAGCTGGTGCTTTTGCTTTTACAGATGATGGTGTTGGCGTTCAAGATGCAAGCATGATGCTTAATGCCATGAAAGAAGCGGCAAAGCTGAATAAAGCAATTGTTGCACATTGTGAGGAAGAAACATTAATCAATAAAGGCTCAGTACATGAAGGTCAGTTTTCAGCGAAAATGAATTTAAACGGAATACCTTCTGTATGCGAAGCTGTACATATTGCTAGAGATGTACTTTTAGCAGAAGCAGCTGGTGTTCACTATCATGTATGTCATATTAGTTCAAAAGAATCAGTGAGAGTCGTTAGAGATGCCAAGCGCGCTGGTATTCGTGTGACTGCTGAAGTAACACCACATCACCTATTACTTTCTGAGCAGGACATTCCAGGCTTAGACTCAAATTACAAAATGAACCCGCCTTTAAGAGGGTTAGACGATAAACAGGCGTTAATTGATGGGTTATTAGATGGCACAATTGATTTTATCGCTACAGACCATGCGCCACATTCTGCACAAGAAAAAAGTGAGTCAATGGCTTTAGCACCATTTGGAATTGTTGGTTTAGAAACGGCATTTCCCCTACTCTACACGCATCTTGTAGAAACGGGCATAATGACTTTAAATGATTTGGTCGCTAACTTAACTACAAAACCATGTGAGACTTTTAATTTACCATATGGCAAATTAAAAGTTGGAGAGAAAGCTGATTTAACGGTTGTAGATTTAGAACTTAGCGAAAAGATAGACCCTACTAACTTTTTATCAAAAGGGAAAAATACACCTTTTACAGATTGGGAATGTAAGGGTTGGCCAGTACTCACCATCGTAGACGGTTACGTGGCTTGGAAAAGGGAGGAAGTATAA
- a CDS encoding DivIVA domain-containing protein, whose amino-acid sequence MPLTPLDIHNKEFNRGFRGYDEDEVNEFLDQVIKDYEIVLREKKELADKVADLDERLAHFANIESTLNKSILIAQETAEEVKRNAQKEAQLIIKEAEKNADRIINDSLSKSRKIALEIEELKKQASVYKMRFKMLIEAQLEMLGSDDWEDFSKASDDRNELVREV is encoded by the coding sequence ATGCCCTTAACACCATTAGACATCCATAACAAAGAATTTAACAGAGGTTTTCGTGGTTATGATGAAGATGAAGTAAACGAATTTTTGGATCAAGTTATTAAGGATTATGAAATTGTTCTTCGTGAAAAAAAAGAGCTTGCAGATAAAGTTGCAGATCTTGACGAGAGATTAGCCCATTTTGCTAATATAGAATCTACACTGAATAAGTCTATTTTGATTGCTCAGGAGACTGCCGAAGAAGTGAAGAGAAATGCACAAAAAGAAGCTCAGTTAATTATTAAAGAAGCCGAAAAAAATGCCGATCGTATTATTAATGACTCTTTGTCAAAATCTAGGAAAATCGCTTTGGAAATTGAAGAGTTGAAAAAGCAAGCCTCAGTCTACAAAATGAGATTTAAAATGCTAATTGAAGCACAACTTGAAATGCTTGGTAGTGATGATTGGGAGGATTTTAGTAAGGCTAGTGATGACAGGAATGAATTAGTAAGAGAAGTTTAA
- a CDS encoding aspartate carbamoyltransferase catalytic subunit, with protein sequence MKHLLTITELHNEEILEILHEAQQFSEGKMWTPSPDKFVANLFFEPSTRTKFSFEVAEKKLCLHVLNFESQSSSVQKGETLYDTVKTLEAIGANAVVIRHPQDHYFDELVGGISIPIINGGDGCGHHPTQCLLDLLTIQQEFVIFQGLNVVIVGDIRHSRVARSNADVLKRLGANVYFSGPEQWMDDTMVNGNYLPMDEAVKIADVMMMLRIQHERHAFKMISSKEEYHELFGLTTEREAMMKKSSIIMHPAPINRDVEIASPLVECERSRIFKQMTNGVAVRQAVLKRALQHKGEVVYIG encoded by the coding sequence ATGAAACATTTATTAACGATCACGGAACTCCATAACGAGGAAATCTTAGAAATACTACATGAAGCACAACAATTCTCAGAAGGGAAAATGTGGACTCCTTCTCCAGATAAATTTGTGGCAAACCTTTTTTTTGAACCAAGTACTAGAACGAAATTTTCTTTTGAAGTTGCGGAGAAGAAACTTTGTCTTCATGTTTTAAACTTTGAGAGTCAATCATCTAGTGTACAAAAAGGTGAGACATTGTATGACACGGTAAAAACATTAGAAGCAATTGGAGCTAATGCGGTAGTGATACGCCATCCACAAGACCATTATTTTGATGAACTTGTTGGGGGGATTTCCATTCCGATTATTAATGGTGGTGATGGCTGTGGGCATCATCCGACTCAGTGTTTACTAGATTTGCTGACAATTCAACAGGAGTTTGTAATATTTCAAGGACTAAATGTTGTAATCGTTGGCGATATCCGTCATAGTCGTGTAGCTAGATCTAATGCCGATGTTCTTAAACGACTTGGTGCAAATGTTTATTTCTCAGGACCGGAACAATGGATGGACGATACGATGGTAAATGGTAATTATCTACCGATGGATGAGGCGGTAAAGATTGCTGATGTGATGATGATGCTTCGGATCCAACACGAACGTCATGCGTTTAAAATGATTTCATCTAAAGAAGAGTATCATGAACTTTTTGGTTTAACGACAGAAAGAGAAGCAATGATGAAAAAGAGTAGTATTATTATGCACCCAGCACCGATTAACCGTGATGTCGAGATTGCAAGTCCATTAGTTGAGTGCGAGCGTTCACGAATTTTTAAACAAATGACGAATGGTGTGGCAGTAAGACAGGCAGTTTTAAAACGTGCGTTACAACATAAAGGGGAGGTTGTTTACATTGGCTAA